The DNA segment ACCCAAACACTGAAAAAGTTCAACAGGAGACCGGAAGCACTGCTCTTTCTCATTTGCAATAATTAAAGTCTTTTAGAGATGTAAGAGAACTTACCAGATCATTTAGCTTACATTATCATTTACAGTTATCCTTTGTGGATCGCATGCTTCTCATGATTGTTGTTAACATCTCTgagtatttttttctcctttttttgttgattattcAGAGTGTTTCCAACTGATCGAAAGCAGAAAATAGACCCAGATCTTCCAGATTTCACTTACTGTGGTAAGCAGGCATCCTTTAATCATTTGACTGGTCAGAAATCTGTATCAAAACTAATTTAAGAAATGCAATAAATGTGAGACAACTGATTTTAagaaccagtttttaaaaaattccactTATGATTACAACTACAAGTTGCCCTCAAAGTGTTACACTCCTTACAATGAACTGTAAAACCTTGTTATTGGATACACTGGCCAAAGGAAGACCAAAAAGAAATTAGTTCCAAACAATTGATGCAGAGACAGAAGCAATGAAGAAGACATGGGGCATTTTGAGCAAGCTGGCTAGAGATACATCTGCAAATAGGAGACCTTTGTTACACCCCTACACATCAAGGCATATGAGAAacaaatgagtgaatgaattTGATTCACTAGCATTACAGTGCTGTTAACAAATTACAGTGCTATGTAAGGCATTTTTAGACCTTTCAGGGATACTTTAAAAATGACTAAGTTTCAACAAAATCTGGTTTACAGATGGAAGGCCCACACCACTTACCAAGGAACAGTTACAgcggaaaaaagaaaattatgacaacgCAGTAAGTTATGGTCCTGTTTTGTGAAAGCCAGCTTATTTTTCCATATGAGAaagttacataaatatatttctactGGACAGTTATTATTTTGCTTATCACTACTGCAATTCAATGTCATTAAAACGTGCTGGATTGTGGTTTTATCATTTAGTATCACATGATAGCACTTTTTGCATATTCTTTTGATTGAAGTTCATTGAGAAAtagttcttttttaatatttgctgaTGAGCAAACACTAACAATTTGTTACTAAATGAATATCTTTTCTTCGTAGTTTTCTgctgaacttaaaaaaatcagcaaataatatctttttctttgttttaactgttttgaTTTCTGAATTTGTAGGAgtataaaagctaaaaaaaaaacaacccagtGGGTTAAATGATGAAAGGAGAATTATATACAGCTTACTTGTTTTGTAGCTGGTGAATGTGTAAATATCTAATACATATTTGGTAACTTTAGAACTTTCCTTTTTGGTTGTCAGCAACGAGTAGTGCGGCTAGTGAAGGAGATGGAGTTTGCTAAAGCAGACTATGCCAGGAGACAGCAAATGGAAGCCTCTAGACGAGAGGGAATCTTGTCCTCCAAACTCAAGCAGAAATCAGATGAATTGTAGTTCAGAAGAATGTGAATATGAAACATGAAtttaatttttggtttttttgtgtgtggtgttttttttttcttcttcagggTTCCGTTTTTATCCTTATGACAGTGTGcatgtatttgtatatatttgtatatgcatgAGTGTGCAAAGTCTGTGTGAACGGAAAATGACCAGACATAATTTGAAAAGGACTTTTAGGAAGTTTGAAAAAGGCCAATTAATGAAGAattgataaattattttctttgctagTCATAGCACAGCAGAATGTtgcatgaaatttattttatttaagtggTAAATGTCCAGCGCTAAGCATACCAGTGCCGTGTTAttgggtttgtttttaaatgctaaaCAAGTCCCAAAATCTCAGTCTTTTGGTGAAATTAGCTTTAGGAGGTAAAGGCTGTGCATGATATGAAGTGTAAACTGGGAAATTAGATAGGAGATGATGTAATTATGAGGAGTCAAAAGACCATGAATGTGGTTTTTATCATCTAAAGATTGCATTGTTTTTAATGCTACCTGCTAAATCAGTAATATGTAttgattttataataaatagattataacaaatacatttttttgtaattttttagaAAGTTGTGTTGGCTAATTCTGCAAACAGCATGGTGGTTTTCGATTTATTAGAAGGCACCAGTCGGGTTGATCAGCATAAACACAGATGTATGGGATCCTTCTGTTCACATGTTTAAATCACAGACGTAGAAAGGTTGGAAAAATCGCCTGCAGATGCTGCTGGTAGTATGTAATGGGCAAACGATTCAGGTGCTAGTAAACCGTCGTACCACTGTCCAATCTAGCCTAAAAAAAACTCAGTAGCAATGAAAATTTAGGcgatggttttgtttttgttcgacCAGTGTTCAGTGACAGCTGATGGACGAAAATGTCAGTtttccccaaccccaccacGCTTGAGACTGAGCGAAGGGAGGTAACTGGCGGAGTGCCGACGATGTATGACTCGTCCAGAGTTGTCGTTTATGAGATGGAAGCGCGAGATATCGATCACACACCGGatggaacaattttttttatttatttcagttgcCTTGAAttatactctcagttcttgttactcgATTCCTCTCTGCGTTTTCTATATTGGTCATCAGTTTTTTATCCTTccgtccctcgtatgctgttcaCGTCTCgctcttgtctcaagcgctaagagTACGCTCCTCGTGAGCGTGAGTGTGCGCTATACAAATTATTCAACTGCGTTGTCTTCATTAATAATGAATCATTATAATCCTCGAAGTTATTGACTATTGTTCTTCAGCTGACTTTACCTCCTTCCTCTTCTGCCTCCTTTAATTTAATTCTTTGCTAAAGAACATCGGTTTCCCCGCAGCGATATAATCTTACTCGTACGTGCAGGTTGCAGCACAGCACTCCTAACGTAGCTGCAACACTTTGGATGTAATGCAACACCATAGTTATTACATAATTAGTTCTTTCTCCAATCCTTccctgttgttttgttgttgtttttgttttgttttttttttgtttttttttgttttgttttgtttgttttttttgtttagcaGAACATGAACTATTACATATTTTCACCATCACGCTCAGTCAAGTACGCTAAGAATTCAATTTCAGAACAGTTCTCACACCAATATTTACTCGATCAGTGCCAAGGATCTAGCTGTCACACGTGGCAGGAAAGAACAGTCTGTTGCCCCATCAGTCCGGGCACAACACTCGCATGAGAAGGTCTCACAGACACGCTGTCTCCACTCAATAGGCTCTTGGGGGGTGAAATTAAGTCAACCAGCTGTGGCCACGGCCTGTAGCTTCAGCTCGTTACACACAGAGGACGCCGCTAACCCCGGCTGGCTGCGCGTGTGGATGCAAGCTGTATCACCTCCGATACACCAGCTGGTCAGCCTCCACCCAACCCTGATATAAGGCTACAGTGCGTAGTGTTAGCTGACAAGAGGCTGTATTGCTTCAGCTGTGCCATCCCTCTTTTCATTTCAGCTAGGCGACATCTGTGTGCGAGGTGGGAGACTGCTCAGCTGCAGAAAAATTGTTCTGATCAATGCACGCAGTTCGATAACCTAATCCATGAAACCGGGTATCTCATCCGAAGTCCTGTAATTTGTTTCATGTACATCGTAAAAGAGGAAAGAGcataattcctttttttctctttcatctgcCTATTCGTTTGCTTGAATGCTTATTCGCCTGTATTCTCAGTCTcatcaaaaatatattaaaaaatttatctgGGTGGAGTTTCGTCGTCCTGAAGAAAAATGTCGCTGGATTCCATATGGAATGAGCAACACTTTATCAActgcttttttaattaatatttcttcctttcattctttgtctCCGGGGGACTGAGCTGGGCGATGACAGTTGTTTATTGCTATTGCTGTCTTTAGCAAAAGACCCTCTCGTGTTTCTACTTGTTAAAAAGAACATATTGTTACCTTTAGAAACGCTGCTGGCATAGTAAGGCCTTTAAAACGTGCCTTGagaactcattaaaaaaaagtgtaataacAGTTTTCTTAGACctaaattataaattttgtaaTGAGAAACTGTGAATCTTAGACTTAGTAACACAATTTTCAACATATTCTGGTGTGAAACTGTGAGGTTCGAATGAGACAGCTTCCGACATATCATCACCTGTGTCTTCTAtacgcgtgtgtgtgaatgactTCTTCGTGGACTGAAACCAATCGCCAGATCCTGGTCCCTCCAGACATTTGCTGTCGGCGTGTTGACCGGCACGCATGCTATGCGAACTATGTGCAGGTCAAGCAATTGATAAAACACATCTTATTCTTCGTTAAgcttttgacaaaaaataacCCCTCGGGTCCTCGACCCAATGGGTAGATCAAACGGAGTTCAGTTCGGGAGGCAACATCAGAGTTGACTTTATTTCAGCCGAAAGTGCCGCAATCTGCGATCGGAGGCTGTAGCTTCAGGTACACCAGTTGGTATTCGTGATGCCTACCACCCCTCTAAAAAAATAACTTCCGTCGACACTCCACGAaggacttttaaaaagtataaaaatcgCATTTCCATATTAAAAATCTTGCATAACTAATTAAAGGAAAGATGCAATATGTTGCCTGCTCTGGGGTGTATAAAACTGACTTGCCAGGACAGAGAGAACCGGACTGAACTGTCATCACAAGGCCAAGTGCAACAAGATTACAAGCTACCACAGTGACAAATCGCTAAATAAAAcgatggtggtgggggagggaagaCGAGGAGGAGACCCGCGAAAGTAAAATCAGCATCAAAGTGATTTGCTTCGAATGGTTTTTTATCCATTAGCGAGCTATTACCTCTGTTTGGTCTATTGTACAAGATCTCGTTCATTGGAGCACGAACtttgtattacacatccatgaCTGGAGTGGTCCCACGTGCGTTGAACGGAAACACCAGCTTCAGCAGACTGTGAAGacactgatgtctgtctgctctGACAGTGGCCTGCATGCATGCTATTATCTCTCAAGCGTGCACGAGCACACTGTCCCCCTTCTCCCACCCTCACTCCCCCACACGCCCACCCCTGCAGGCGCTGGATGACGCAGGCTGTTGTGTGTCGCCGTCACAGCGGCAGGTTTTCGGTATCCACCCTTTTCATCTGGAGGCAACAGGTGGTGCgaagttctctctttctctcatccacCACTGGCAGACATACCAGCATTCAATCTGCATAAGGAATAAATACCGCAAAGCCTTTTAACTTTGTGGTACTGCCTCATAGTTCcatcttgtaaataaatatcagtAAATAATGACTGCATTTTCTGTACCATCCCGTTGGCTTATTATCATGTCGTacc comes from the Pomacea canaliculata isolate SZHN2017 linkage group LG12, ASM307304v1, whole genome shotgun sequence genome and includes:
- the LOC112576417 gene encoding 39S ribosomal protein L52, mitochondrial-like, whose amino-acid sequence is MLTFFVSFTMATSVCVRLLCTDKAALQLHRTFCLTSSVRSKLPKPHPLFKWGLAVFPTDRKQKIDPDLPDFTYCDGRPTPLTKEQLQRKKENYDNAQRVVRLVKEMEFAKADYARRQQMEASRREGILSSKLKQKSDEL